A single region of the Agromyces sp. Leaf222 genome encodes:
- the mscL gene encoding large conductance mechanosensitive channel protein MscL — translation MLKGFKEFILRGNVIELAVAVVIGTAFTAVVTSIVNNLINPLIGAVFNAQSLDEALIWTIPTLDGGTSDVKLGAVIGAIITFVIVASVVYFVFVLPMNTLKEHAEAKRKAGQPDPDAPESELTLLSEIRDLLAERPTGEAHQPRH, via the coding sequence GTGCTGAAGGGTTTCAAGGAGTTCATCCTCAGGGGCAACGTGATCGAGCTGGCCGTCGCGGTCGTGATCGGCACGGCGTTCACGGCCGTGGTGACCTCGATCGTGAACAACCTGATCAACCCGCTGATCGGGGCGGTCTTCAACGCGCAGAGCCTCGACGAGGCCTTGATTTGGACCATCCCGACCCTCGATGGCGGCACCTCCGACGTGAAGCTCGGCGCCGTGATCGGCGCGATCATCACGTTCGTCATCGTCGCGTCGGTCGTCTACTTCGTGTTCGTCCTCCCGATGAACACCCTCAAGGAGCACGCAGAGGCGAAGCGCAAGGCCGGCCAGCCCGACCCCGACGCGCCCGAGTCCGAGCTCACCCTGCTGTCGGAGATCCGCGACCTGCTCGCCGAGCGCCCGACCGGCGAGGCGCACCAGCCCAGGCACTGA
- a CDS encoding FmdB family zinc ribbon protein, which yields MPTYSYRCTECSNAFDIQQSFTDDSLTVCESCGGPLRKVFNSIGVTFNGSGFYRTDSRSGGASGGSSVPASKGSSGESSKGSSKGSSGGSSSSSSSSGSSSGGSSGSSSGGSAASVA from the coding sequence ATGCCCACGTATTCGTACCGCTGCACCGAGTGCAGTAACGCCTTCGACATCCAGCAGTCCTTCACCGACGACAGCCTCACCGTCTGCGAGTCCTGCGGGGGCCCGCTGCGCAAGGTGTTCAACTCGATCGGCGTCACCTTCAACGGATCGGGCTTCTACCGCACCGATTCGCGCAGCGGCGGCGCCTCGGGCGGTTCGTCGGTGCCCGCGTCGAAGGGGTCGTCGGGCGAGTCCTCGAAGGGCTCGTCGAAGGGTTCCTCCGGCGGTTCGTCGTCGTCGAGTTCGTCATCAGGTTCGTCGTCCGGCGGTTCGTCGGGTTCGTCTTCGGGCGGATCCGCGGCTAGCGTGGCCTAG
- a CDS encoding 5-formyltetrahydrofolate cyclo-ligase encodes MSDDPSVQKRILRAELRERRQNMSQHERRLATEGFTSRLEELVGSTDAASVSCYLSMPSEPDTRPFVEWAEHHGIRVLFPVTREDGLLDWTIGESEDEVLGLHGTPEAVGELLGPMAINDVDLIIVPAAAIDRTGMRLGWGRGYFDKTLGSMGKCPPVYAVVFDSEFVEDVPREVHDQPVNGVVTPTRIHAF; translated from the coding sequence ATGTCCGACGATCCGTCCGTCCAGAAGCGGATTCTGCGCGCGGAGCTCCGTGAACGCCGCCAGAACATGTCCCAGCACGAGCGCCGTCTCGCGACCGAGGGCTTCACCTCGAGGCTCGAGGAGCTCGTCGGGTCGACGGATGCCGCGTCGGTCTCGTGCTACCTCTCGATGCCGTCCGAGCCCGACACGCGTCCGTTCGTCGAGTGGGCGGAGCACCACGGCATCCGGGTGCTGTTCCCGGTGACGCGCGAAGACGGCCTCCTCGACTGGACCATCGGGGAGTCCGAAGACGAGGTGCTCGGCCTGCACGGCACCCCCGAGGCGGTCGGCGAACTGCTCGGCCCGATGGCGATCAACGACGTCGACCTGATCATCGTTCCGGCCGCGGCGATCGACCGCACGGGCATGCGTTTGGGCTGGGGTCGAGGCTATTTCGACAAAACCCTCGGTTCGATGGGAAAATGTCCTCCGGTGTACGCCGTGGTCTTCGACAGCGAGTTCGTCGAAGACGTTCCGCGCGAGGTGCACGATCAGCCGGTCAACGGCGTCGTCACCCCGACGCGCATCCACGCGTTCTGA
- the galU gene encoding UTP--glucose-1-phosphate uridylyltransferase GalU — protein MTERITKAVIPAAGLGTRFLPATKAMPKEMLPVVDKPAIQYVVEEAVAAGLDDVLMIIGRNKNALANHFDRVTELEHTLETKGDDSKLSKVQESSDLADVHFVRQGDPKGLGHAVLRARKHVGNESFAVLLGDDLIDARDPLLTRMLEVHAERNATVVALLEVDPDSIHLYGAAAVEPTDEGDVVRITGLVEKPAKEVAPSNYAVIGRYVLKPDVFDVLEHTEPGKGGEIQLTDALMEMAGDVEGTGGVYGVVFRGRRYDTGDKLDYIKAVVQLAADRDDIGPELKPWLVEYVAGLGRA, from the coding sequence ATGACTGAACGCATCACCAAGGCAGTGATCCCGGCAGCCGGCCTCGGCACTCGATTCCTTCCCGCGACGAAGGCCATGCCGAAGGAGATGCTGCCGGTCGTCGACAAGCCCGCGATCCAGTACGTCGTCGAAGAGGCGGTCGCCGCCGGACTCGACGACGTGCTCATGATCATCGGCCGCAACAAGAACGCGCTCGCGAACCACTTCGACCGCGTCACCGAGCTCGAGCACACCCTCGAGACCAAGGGCGACGACTCCAAGCTCTCGAAGGTCCAGGAGTCCAGCGACCTCGCCGACGTGCACTTCGTGCGCCAGGGCGACCCGAAGGGCCTCGGGCACGCCGTGCTCCGCGCCCGCAAGCACGTCGGCAACGAGTCGTTCGCCGTGCTCCTCGGCGACGACCTCATCGACGCCCGCGACCCGCTGCTCACGCGCATGCTCGAGGTGCACGCCGAGCGCAACGCCACGGTCGTCGCCCTGCTCGAGGTCGACCCCGACAGCATCCACCTCTACGGCGCCGCAGCCGTCGAGCCGACCGACGAGGGCGACGTCGTGCGCATCACCGGCCTCGTCGAGAAGCCCGCGAAGGAGGTCGCACCCTCGAACTACGCCGTGATCGGCCGCTACGTGCTGAAGCCCGACGTGTTCGACGTGCTCGAGCACACCGAGCCCGGCAAGGGCGGAGAGATCCAGCTCACCGACGCGCTCATGGAGATGGCCGGCGACGTCGAGGGCACCGGCGGCGTCTACGGCGTCGTCTTCCGCGGCCGCCGGTACGACACAGGCGACAAGCTCGACTACATCAAGGCCGTCGTGCAGCTCGCGGCCGACCGCGACGACATCGGGCCCGAGCTCAAGCCCTGGCTCGTCGAGTACGTCGCCGGCCTCGGGCGCGCCTGA